From the Lathyrus oleraceus cultivar Zhongwan6 chromosome 4, CAAS_Psat_ZW6_1.0, whole genome shotgun sequence genome, one window contains:
- the LOC127073521 gene encoding uncharacterized protein LOC127073521, with product MSLRTRATSRRKFPKLFHRLLLLLVPICVIGIYVHGQKVVYLLRPLWDNPPAPFDTIIPHYYAENVSMDHLCQLHGWSLRSQPRRIFDAFIFSNELDMLEIRLHELYPYVTKFVLLESNTTFTGVPKPLFFDLNKERFAFAEQKVVHGMNPGRISVRGSSEDPFVLESKQRGAMNTLLHRAGISNGDILLMSDTDEIPSPQTLKLLQWCDGIPPIMHLELRNYMYSYEFPVDYNWKPSANIYGPRTYYRHSRQTDVLLSEAGWHCSFCFRYVSDFVFKMTAYSHADRVKRKSFLSHSRIQELICKGDDLFDMLPEEYSFQDLIKRLGSIPRSASAVNLPAYLIKNADKFKFLLPGGCLRKPE from the coding sequence ATGAGTCTCCGAACTCGCGCCACTTCTCGGCGAAAATTTCCCAAGTTATTTCATCGGTTACTTTTGTTACTTGTGCCGATTTGTGTGATTGGAATTTATGTCCATGGCCAAAAGGTTGTATATTTACTCCGACCTCTTTGGGACAACCCTCCTGCCCCTTTCGACACTATTATACCTCACTATTACGCCGAAAATGTCTCTATGGATCACCTCTGCCAACTTCATGGCTGGTCACTTCGTTCCCAACCTCGCCGCATTTTCGATGCATTTATCTTCAGTAATGAGTTAGACATGTTAGAGATTAGATTGCATGAACTTTATCCTTACGTGACAAAGTTCGTGCTCCTTGAATCCAATACCACGTTCACAGGCGTTCCAAAGCCGCTTTTCTTTGACTTAAACAAGGAGAGATTTGCATTTGCTGAACAGAAAGTTGTCCACGGCATGAATCCCGGTCGGATTTCAGTCCGTGGATCAAGCGAGGACCCGTTTGTGCTCGAGTCAAAACAACGTGGAGCCATGAACACGTTGTTACACCGTGCGGGGATTTCCAATGGTGATATTCTTCTCATGTCAGATACAGATGAGATTCCGAGTCCTCAAACTTTGAAACTTCTTCAATGGTGCGACGGGATTCCTCCCATAATGCATCTTGAACTGAGAAACTACATGTACTCGTACGAGTTTCCCGTGGACTACAACTGGAAACCCAGCGCCAACATCTATGGTCCTCGGACATATTACCGGCATTCACGCCAGACTGATGTTCTCCTATCAGAAGCAGGATGGCATTGTAGCTTTTGCTTTCGGTATGTCTCGGACTTTGTCTTCAAAATGACGGCTTATAGCCACGCAGACCGTGTCAAACGGAAATCTTTCCTTAGTCATTCAAGAATTCAGGAACTTATTTGCAAAGGAGATGATCTTTTCGATATGCTACCTGAAGAATACTCCTTCCAGGATTTGATTAAAAGGTTGGGGTCGATACCTCGTTCGGCTTCTGCGGTTAATCTTCCTGCCTACTTGATAAAAAATGCAGATAAATTTAAGTTCCTTCTTCCTGGAGGTTGCTTAAGAAAACCAGAATGA